The following are encoded together in the Salmonella enterica subsp. enterica serovar Choleraesuis genome:
- the rnk gene encoding regulator of nucleoside diphosphate kinase — MPRPKIIINELDAERIDMLLEKSAFASLPVARALASELQRAEMVSPEDMPADVVSMNSRVRFRDLSSGNEYERTLVYPANLTDSANQLSVMAPVGAALLGLRVGDSINWELPGGNTHIEVLELMWQPEAAGEFHR, encoded by the coding sequence ATGCCTCGCCCAAAAATTATTATTAACGAACTCGACGCCGAACGTATCGACATGCTGCTGGAAAAGTCCGCCTTTGCCAGCCTGCCGGTCGCCAGAGCGCTGGCAAGCGAACTACAACGCGCCGAGATGGTTAGCCCTGAAGATATGCCTGCCGATGTGGTATCAATGAACAGCCGGGTGCGGTTTCGCGATCTGAGCAGTGGCAATGAGTACGAACGCACGCTGGTGTATCCCGCTAACCTAACCGATAGCGCAAATCAGCTTTCTGTTATGGCTCCGGTCGGTGCCGCCCTGCTGGGCCTGCGGGTTGGTGACTCCATTAATTGGGAGCTACCGGGCGGTAATACTCATATTGAGGTTCTGGAATTGATGTGGCAGCCAGAAGCCGCCGGAGAGTTTCACCGTTAA
- a CDS encoding hydrolase, translating to MKVAVGQFAVQPEWRANAATCIKLMQEATGQGARLLVLPEAVLARHNTDPEWGINAAQPLDGEFVAMLLEASRGSGLTTVLTIHTPESDGRVFNTLLAIREGEMIAHYHKLHLYDAFNFQESVRVTAGRLLPPLIDVAGMKVGLMTCYDLRFPDLALRLALAGAEVIAMPAAWVRGAHKEHHWATLLAARALDTTCYLVASGECGVKNIGCSRVISPMGVTLAAADEQPALFYAELSAQRLAEVRKQLPVLTNRRFRLPELAENERLT from the coding sequence ATGAAAGTTGCCGTCGGTCAATTTGCCGTGCAGCCAGAATGGCGGGCTAACGCCGCCACCTGTATTAAACTCATGCAGGAAGCAACGGGGCAGGGGGCAAGGTTATTGGTGCTGCCAGAGGCCGTTCTGGCGCGTCACAATACCGACCCGGAATGGGGCATTAATGCGGCCCAGCCGCTTGATGGTGAGTTTGTAGCTATGCTGCTGGAGGCCAGCCGAGGTAGTGGCCTCACTACGGTGCTGACTATCCACACGCCAGAGTCTGATGGACGTGTGTTCAATACCCTTCTGGCAATACGCGAAGGCGAGATGATCGCCCATTACCATAAGCTACATCTCTACGATGCCTTCAACTTTCAAGAATCAGTGCGGGTAACTGCCGGTAGGCTTCTGCCACCGTTGATTGATGTCGCCGGTATGAAAGTGGGCCTTATGACCTGTTATGACCTGCGCTTCCCGGACCTGGCGCTGAGGCTGGCGCTTGCCGGTGCGGAGGTGATTGCGATGCCTGCTGCATGGGTGCGAGGAGCACATAAAGAGCATCATTGGGCGACTCTACTTGCCGCGCGTGCACTAGATACCACCTGTTATCTGGTGGCCTCTGGAGAGTGTGGGGTTAAGAATATCGGCTGTAGCCGGGTAATCTCTCCTATGGGAGTTACCCTGGCTGCTGCGGATGAACAGCCTGCTTTATTCTATGCTGAACTTAGCGCTCAGCGTTTGGCTGAAGTAAGGAAGCAGTTGCCGGTGCTGACAAACCGTCGCTTCCGGCTGCCTGAGCTCGCAGAAAATGAAAGGCTGACTTGA
- the dcuC gene encoding anaerobic C4-dicarboxylate transporter DcuC, protein MLTFIELAIGLVVIIGVARYIIKGCSATGVLFTGGLLLLIISALMGHKILPDSATPTGYRATDILEYVKILLMDRGGDLGMLIMMLCGFATYMTHIGANDMVVKLASRPLQYINSPYLLMVVAYFLACLMSLAVSSATGLGVLLMGTLFPVMVNVGISRGAAAAICASPAAIILAPTSGDVVLAAKASGMPLIDFAFKTTLPISIAAIVCMAVAHFFWQRYLDNKEHISHEMLDVAEIKTTAPAFYAILPFTPIIGVLVFDGKWGPQLHIITILVLCILIAALIEFVRGFDTKRVFTGLDACYRGMADAFCGVVILLVAAGVFAQGLNAIGFIQSLISIATSFGSASIILMLVLVVLTMLAAVTTGSGNAPFYAFVELIPKLSQHSGVNSAYLAIPMLQASNLGRTLSPVSGVVVAVAGMAKISPFEVVKRTSVPVLVGLIVVILATEIMVPASIALP, encoded by the coding sequence ATGCTGACATTTATAGAATTAGCCATCGGACTCGTGGTGATTATCGGGGTAGCCCGCTATATCATCAAAGGATGTTCGGCCACCGGCGTTCTGTTTACCGGTGGCTTGTTGCTATTAATTATCAGTGCCCTTATGGGCCACAAAATTTTACCAGACAGCGCAACGCCCACCGGTTACCGGGCAACTGATATCCTTGAGTATGTTAAAATCCTGCTGATGGATCGCGGCGGCGATCTCGGCATGCTCATCATGATGCTTTGCGGCTTTGCCACTTATATGACCCATATCGGTGCCAATGATATGGTCGTAAAACTAGCCTCACGTCCGCTACAGTATATTAACTCCCCCTATCTGCTGATGGTCGTCGCCTACTTCCTGGCATGTCTGATGTCACTGGCCGTTTCCTCTGCCACCGGTCTTGGCGTTTTACTTATGGGGACACTGTTCCCGGTCATGGTCAACGTGGGGATTAGCCGTGGAGCCGCGGCTGCTATCTGCGCCTCCCCGGCTGCTATTATCCTGGCACCTACCTCTGGCGACGTTGTGCTGGCGGCAAAAGCTTCCGGCATGCCACTTATCGACTTCGCGTTTAAAACCACCCTGCCTATCTCGATTGCCGCCATTGTCTGCATGGCCGTCGCGCACTTTTTTTGGCAGCGCTATCTCGATAATAAAGAGCACATCAGCCACGAAATGCTGGATGTAGCCGAAATTAAAACAACGGCCCCGGCGTTTTACGCCATTTTGCCGTTCACCCCGATTATCGGCGTACTGGTATTTGATGGGAAATGGGGGCCACAGCTACATATCATCACCATTCTGGTGCTGTGTATCCTTATCGCTGCGCTAATTGAGTTTGTTCGCGGATTCGATACCAAAAGAGTCTTTACCGGCCTGGACGCCTGCTACCGTGGCATGGCTGACGCTTTCTGCGGAGTGGTTATCCTGCTGGTAGCCGCTGGCGTATTCGCCCAGGGGCTCAATGCCATTGGCTTTATTCAGAGCCTGATATCTATCGCTACCTCGTTTGGCTCCGCCAGCATTATTCTGATGCTGGTCCTGGTGGTGCTGACAATGCTGGCTGCGGTAACTACAGGTTCCGGCAACGCGCCGTTCTACGCCTTTGTCGAGCTTATTCCTAAGCTATCCCAGCATTCCGGAGTGAACTCCGCCTATCTGGCAATACCGATGCTTCAGGCCTCTAACCTCGGGCGTACGCTTTCTCCGGTCTCCGGAGTGGTGGTTGCGGTGGCCGGTATGGCAAAAATTTCACCGTTTGAAGTGGTGAAACGCACCTCGGTTCCGGTTCTGGTGGGTCTTATTGTGGTCATTCTGGCTACTGAGATTATGGTCCCGGCTAGTATTGCTCTGCCGTAA
- a CDS encoding universal stress protein G — translation MYKTILMPVDVYEMELSDKAIRHAEFLAQDDGVIHLLHVLPDASAMLFRGFGSEMRQFEQHIRKEAEEKMKTVASHFSLPADRVVVDIRFGNVRDQVNEAAKDLHADIIVVGSRNPSITTHLLGSNAASIIRYTHVPVLVVR, via the coding sequence ATGTATAAAACGATATTAATGCCGGTAGACGTATATGAAATGGAGTTAAGCGACAAGGCAATTCGTCACGCTGAGTTTCTGGCTCAGGATGATGGCGTGATTCATCTGTTGCACGTATTGCCAGACGCTTCCGCGATGCTTTTCCGTGGTTTCGGTTCGGAAATGCGCCAGTTTGAACAGCACATTCGCAAGGAAGCCGAAGAAAAAATGAAGACCGTTGCCAGCCATTTCAGCCTGCCGGCCGACCGGGTGGTGGTTGATATTCGCTTTGGTAATGTACGCGATCAGGTTAATGAAGCGGCTAAAGATCTACATGCCGATATTATCGTGGTTGGCTCGCGCAACCCGTCAATTACCACCCATCTGCTCGGTTCTAACGCCGCCAGCATCATTCGTTACACTCATGTACCGGTGCTGGTCGTTCGCTAA
- a CDS encoding cold-shock protein produces the protein MSKIKGNVKWFNESKGFGFITPEDGSKDVFVHFSAIQSNGFKTLAEGQRVEFEITNGAKGPSAANVTAL, from the coding sequence ATGTCTAAGATTAAAGGTAACGTTAAGTGGTTTAATGAGTCCAAAGGATTCGGTTTCATTACTCCGGAAGATGGTAGCAAAGACGTGTTCGTACACTTCTCCGCTATCCAGAGCAACGGTTTCAAAACTCTGGCTGAAGGTCAGCGCGTAGAGTTCGAAATCACTAACGGTGCCAAAGGCCCTTCTGCTGCTAACGTAACTGCTCTGTAA
- a CDS encoding ribonuclease I, with protein sequence MKRFLLPLLLATTLPAHQALAEPLTPTRYSDFSTYTLALSWQNGFCQSMSERGRKMPDECKLTEGNQQRPLLTVHGLWPSLPRSIASRGVDNRRWMRFGCATRPEPNFPEARGNKCSLPNPGLSPAITQKLAETMPGASGRSCLERYEYAKHGVCFGFNPNDYFATMARLSQQVNASPLGQWLAAHDGQKVSRADFNNVLADSFGKASLKAVKLTCHGNPSYLTEMQMVIDAKSINEPLSADSLVSQAHPGNCPKQFVLDAAGH encoded by the coding sequence ATGAAACGCTTTTTACTGCCGTTATTACTGGCAACCACGCTGCCAGCACATCAGGCTCTGGCCGAGCCTCTGACTCCCACTCGCTACAGCGATTTCTCAACCTATACGCTGGCCCTTTCCTGGCAAAACGGTTTTTGTCAGAGCATGAGCGAAAGAGGAAGGAAGATGCCTGACGAATGTAAACTTACCGAGGGTAATCAGCAGCGTCCCCTGCTCACGGTGCATGGGCTGTGGCCCTCCCTGCCGCGCAGCATTGCCTCGCGTGGGGTAGATAACCGCCGCTGGATGCGTTTTGGCTGCGCTACGCGCCCGGAACCTAATTTTCCCGAAGCCCGGGGTAATAAATGCTCCCTGCCTAACCCAGGTCTTTCCCCCGCAATTACCCAAAAACTGGCAGAAACCATGCCTGGAGCAAGTGGCCGCTCTTGTCTTGAACGCTACGAATATGCCAAGCATGGGGTTTGCTTTGGCTTCAATCCCAATGACTATTTCGCCACAATGGCCCGTCTGAGCCAGCAGGTGAACGCCAGTCCGCTCGGCCAATGGCTTGCAGCGCACGATGGACAAAAGGTCAGCCGGGCTGATTTTAATAATGTTCTCGCCGATAGCTTTGGTAAGGCCAGCCTTAAAGCCGTGAAACTTACCTGCCACGGTAATCCTTCATATCTCACCGAGATGCAGATGGTTATCGATGCCAAAAGTATCAATGAGCCATTATCTGCCGATAGTTTGGTTTCGCAGGCACATCCGGGTAACTGCCCTAAACAATTCGTCCTCGACGCCGCAGGTCACTAA